The Cohaesibacter intestini genome includes a window with the following:
- a CDS encoding cytidylyltransferase domain-containing protein, with protein sequence MSEIIALIPARGGSKGVPNKNIRPLAGHSLLEWSIAACLKSKRIDRTIVTTDSEEYRQLALSLGAEAPFLRPAEISQDRSQDIEFVLHALDWLKEHDSEPRLIVQIRPTTPMRDPALIDAAIAAFEASSTATSLRSVHEMSESAYKTFEINQDGILACVGTGSTALDAANRARQACPTTYFPNGYVDVLSTDFIRRTGLMNGDHVLPFLTPVSLEVDSEDDFRHIEYRVSQEPEILDLLFDEAP encoded by the coding sequence ATGAGTGAGATCATCGCGCTGATCCCGGCCCGTGGCGGCTCCAAAGGGGTGCCGAACAAAAATATCCGCCCGCTGGCCGGTCACAGCCTGCTCGAATGGTCCATCGCCGCTTGCCTCAAATCCAAGCGCATCGACCGCACCATCGTGACGACGGATTCTGAGGAGTATCGCCAATTGGCTTTGTCCCTCGGAGCTGAAGCCCCCTTCCTGCGCCCAGCCGAAATCTCGCAAGATCGCTCGCAGGATATCGAATTTGTCCTCCATGCGCTGGATTGGCTGAAAGAGCATGACAGCGAGCCACGCCTGATTGTCCAGATCCGCCCGACCACACCGATGCGCGACCCGGCGCTGATTGATGCGGCGATTGCCGCCTTTGAGGCCTCCAGCACAGCCACCTCCCTGCGCTCGGTTCATGAAATGTCGGAATCGGCCTACAAGACCTTCGAGATCAATCAAGATGGCATTTTGGCCTGCGTTGGCACCGGCAGCACGGCACTCGACGCTGCCAACCGGGCGCGACAGGCCTGCCCGACCACCTATTTCCCCAATGGCTATGTCGATGTGCTTTCGACCGACTTCATCCGTCGCACCGGATTGATGAATGGCGACCATGTTCTGCCCTTCCTCACCCCGGTCTCCCTTGAAGTCGATAGCGAAGACGATTTCCGCCATATCGAATATCGGGTCAGCCAAGAACCCGAAATCCTAGACCTTCTGTTTGATGAGGCCCCTTGA
- a CDS encoding aspartate aminotransferase family protein encodes MAHQLFSRDPQQVAPVDTAHRTIKTTIPCPGTAEILARLDETESRSMHGQLPLVWDSAINYNVFDAAGNKWIDFTSCIFVANVGHSNPHLSSAIAATLDKPLYSCYAYGNEVRARYLEKLLAFAGKPFEKAFLLSAGTEATEAALKLMRMHGQSVGKKRGGIITIQNNWHGRTLGAQMLSSNVGQKSWIGTLDPDIHHIPFPYPWETNDKTGLDILDKGLAELADKGIDLATDIAGFMLETFQGWGAVFYPKDYVQAIKAICDKHNILLAFDEMQAGFARCGKAFGYQHYEVEPDLICVGKGMGGGVPISGVIGRKHIMDLPDIGNMSSTHSANPLCCAAGLAVLEEIESKNLIEESRRKGELLFAELRKLEARFPHRMGPSLGHGLLAAIFFYKPGTREADGAFGSKVCELAMQKGLLMVHTGRESIKLGPPLTIPDDAILEAMAVLGECIAEVDADA; translated from the coding sequence ATGGCGCACCAGCTTTTCTCCCGCGACCCGCAACAGGTCGCCCCGGTCGACACGGCCCACCGGACGATCAAGACGACCATCCCCTGCCCCGGCACCGCCGAGATTTTGGCCCGCCTCGATGAAACCGAGAGCCGCTCCATGCATGGCCAGCTGCCTTTGGTCTGGGATAGCGCGATCAATTACAATGTGTTTGATGCGGCAGGCAACAAATGGATCGACTTCACCTCCTGCATCTTTGTCGCCAATGTCGGCCATTCCAACCCGCATCTTTCGAGCGCCATTGCCGCCACATTGGATAAGCCGCTTTATAGCTGCTACGCCTATGGCAACGAGGTCCGCGCCCGCTATCTCGAAAAATTGCTGGCCTTTGCTGGCAAGCCATTTGAGAAAGCATTTCTTTTGTCTGCGGGCACCGAGGCCACCGAAGCGGCTTTGAAGCTGATGCGCATGCATGGCCAGTCGGTCGGCAAAAAGCGTGGCGGCATCATCACCATCCAGAATAACTGGCATGGCCGCACCCTCGGCGCTCAAATGTTGAGCTCGAATGTCGGCCAGAAAAGCTGGATCGGCACCCTCGACCCGGACATTCATCACATTCCCTTCCCCTATCCGTGGGAGACCAACGACAAGACCGGCCTCGACATCCTCGACAAGGGCCTTGCCGAGCTGGCGGACAAGGGCATTGATCTGGCCACCGACATTGCTGGTTTCATGTTGGAGACCTTTCAAGGCTGGGGCGCGGTCTTCTATCCCAAGGACTATGTGCAGGCCATCAAGGCGATCTGCGACAAGCATAATATCCTGCTGGCCTTTGACGAAATGCAGGCCGGGTTCGCCCGCTGCGGCAAGGCCTTTGGCTATCAGCATTATGAGGTCGAACCCGATCTCATTTGCGTTGGTAAGGGCATGGGCGGCGGCGTGCCGATTTCCGGCGTCATCGGTCGCAAGCACATTATGGACCTGCCCGACATTGGCAATATGAGCAGCACCCATTCCGCCAACCCGCTCTGCTGCGCCGCTGGCCTTGCGGTGCTGGAGGAAATCGAGAGCAAAAATCTGATTGAGGAATCCCGCCGCAAGGGCGAGCTTCTATTTGCCGAGCTGCGCAAGCTGGAAGCCCGCTTCCCGCACCGGATGGGGCCGTCTCTGGGCCATGGCCTGCTGGCTGCGATCTTCTTTTATAAGCCCGGCACGCGCGAGGCCGACGGGGCCTTTGGCAGCAAGGTCTGTGAACTTGCCATGCAGAAGGGCCTGCTGATGGTTCATACCGGACGCGAATCCATCAAGCTTGGCCCACCGTTGACCATCCCCGACGACGCCATTCTTGAAGCCATGGCGGTCTTGGGCGAGTGCATCGCAGAAGTGGACGCCGACGCATGA
- a CDS encoding VOC family protein — protein sequence MITNIRHTGLVVQDLDKSLHFWCDVMGFTVARRMDEAGPHIDAIMELDDVAVTTVKLAAPDGNLLELLKFTSHPDKPDWEGSPVSTGLTHMAFTVSDLEATCATLLQHGVRLHSDIQVSPDGMAKLVYCRGPEGLILELVEMIAS from the coding sequence ATGATCACCAACATCCGTCATACCGGCCTCGTGGTTCAGGATCTCGACAAGAGCCTCCATTTCTGGTGCGACGTCATGGGCTTCACAGTGGCCCGACGGATGGACGAAGCAGGACCCCATATCGACGCGATCATGGAGCTTGATGATGTGGCCGTCACCACGGTCAAGCTGGCCGCCCCCGATGGCAATCTGCTCGAACTGCTGAAATTCACTTCCCATCCGGACAAGCCGGATTGGGAGGGCAGCCCCGTCAGCACCGGCCTCACCCATATGGCCTTCACGGTGAGCGATCTGGAAGCCACCTGCGCCACGCTCCTCCAGCATGGAGTCCGGCTGCATTCCGACATCCAAGTTTCCCCCGATGGCATGGCCAAGCTGGTTTATTGCCGCGGCCCGGAAGGCCTGATCCTCGAACTTGTGGAGATGATCGCTTCATGA
- a CDS encoding class I SAM-dependent methyltransferase, whose protein sequence is MTRHSIDWHTKQDEDYLQLCIDRLSQPPLFWVEQFVTFINEKTADWGDNPRKVNDIGCCTGAFNVGLRELGQCPIDYQGYDISQTYLDIARLHFPKRPFELLDIGQSKPRETDISVMSGTLEHVDEWQSALSHICQTTKRFVLMRTFLGTSFEVGHYSQPGADHSYPIYQFTFQQLHEEAEKHGFSVEMMRDKATDSIAKYLGCGITRTQYVCLLTAKGA, encoded by the coding sequence ATGACCCGACACTCCATCGATTGGCATACCAAGCAGGATGAGGATTATCTCCAGCTCTGCATTGACCGCCTGTCCCAGCCACCGCTCTTCTGGGTGGAGCAATTCGTCACCTTCATCAATGAAAAGACCGCTGACTGGGGGGACAATCCGCGCAAGGTCAATGACATTGGCTGCTGCACCGGGGCCTTCAATGTCGGCCTGCGTGAGTTGGGCCAATGCCCGATTGATTATCAGGGCTATGACATTTCCCAGACCTATCTCGACATTGCCCGCCTGCATTTCCCCAAGCGCCCCTTCGAGCTGCTCGATATTGGCCAAAGCAAGCCGCGTGAGACCGACATTTCGGTCATGTCCGGCACGCTGGAACATGTCGATGAGTGGCAAAGCGCCCTTTCTCATATCTGCCAGACCACCAAACGTTTCGTGCTAATGCGCACCTTCCTTGGCACCAGCTTTGAGGTCGGCCACTATTCCCAGCCCGGCGCGGACCATTCCTACCCGATCTATCAATTCACCTTCCAGCAGCTGCATGAAGAAGCCGAAAAGCATGGCTTCTCGGTGGAAATGATGCGCGACAAGGCCACGGATTCCATTGCCAAATATCTCGGCTGCGGCATCACCCGCACCCAATATGTCTGTCTGCTGACCGCAAAGGGGGCGTAA
- a CDS encoding class I SAM-dependent methyltransferase codes for MLAHQIIDGLTKPCPRCGAVCDHVLTAKLRRGEGVVYHCPSCDIGFLDGKPFDVKAFYETEYRKNVSHKAEGTATHAQEMFTIYSRFQQQRLDLILPHVTPQTDLLEIGASAGQFLTHLEGKTNRLAAIELDRDCCAFMAERFAFEISTDFFADGPFADQQFDIVCSFQVLEHTPDPVAFLKDVHKALKPGGRAFIEVPNLYDPLLTTWKVPSYTQFYYHAEHLFYFSGDALKKACKDAGFADEAMSLHFAQDYNLLNHLHWIMNDGPQGTCEIGLSEVKLEGHDPALTSWLSDQLAALNAAYIDKLVASGQTSNLLIELVKET; via the coding sequence ATGCTTGCCCATCAGATCATTGACGGCCTGACCAAGCCCTGCCCACGCTGTGGCGCGGTCTGCGATCATGTCCTGACCGCCAAATTGCGCCGGGGCGAAGGGGTGGTCTATCATTGCCCCTCCTGCGACATCGGCTTCCTCGATGGCAAACCCTTCGACGTCAAAGCCTTCTATGAGACCGAATATCGCAAAAATGTCTCCCACAAGGCGGAAGGCACCGCGACCCATGCGCAAGAGATGTTCACCATCTATAGCCGCTTTCAGCAGCAGCGCCTCGATTTGATCCTGCCCCATGTGACACCCCAGACGGACCTGTTGGAAATCGGCGCGTCCGCCGGGCAGTTCCTCACCCATCTGGAGGGCAAGACCAACCGGCTCGCAGCCATTGAGCTGGATAGAGATTGCTGCGCCTTCATGGCCGAACGCTTCGCCTTTGAAATCAGCACCGACTTCTTCGCCGACGGCCCCTTTGCCGATCAGCAATTTGATATCGTCTGCTCCTTTCAGGTGTTGGAGCATACGCCCGACCCGGTCGCCTTCCTCAAGGATGTGCACAAGGCCCTAAAGCCCGGCGGCCGTGCCTTCATCGAGGTGCCGAACCTCTATGACCCTTTGCTGACCACATGGAAGGTCCCCAGCTACACCCAATTCTATTATCACGCCGAGCATCTTTTCTATTTTTCGGGCGACGCTTTGAAAAAGGCCTGCAAGGACGCCGGCTTTGCGGATGAGGCGATGAGTCTACACTTCGCGCAGGATTATAATCTGCTCAATCATCTCCACTGGATCATGAATGACGGCCCGCAAGGCACCTGCGAGATCGGCCTGTCCGAGGTCAAGCTCGAGGGTCATGATCCGGCGCTGACCTCTTGGCTCAGCGACCAGTTGGCCGCGCTCAATGCAGCTTATATCGACAAGCTGGTGGCCAGCGGCCAAACCTCAAATCTTCTGATCGAATTGGTGAAAGAGACATGA
- a CDS encoding sugar phosphate isomerase/epimerase family protein: MIGFIQGRLVPQVNGMIQAFPWEDWQKEIALADSIGIHCMEWTLDQAGLYDNPLMTEQGQAEIRALCDKHHLTIPNLTGDCFMQAPFWKAESAAEKTALLADFEAICRAASTVGIRNIVVPLVDNGSLQTEAETACLIDALLARKALFDSLGIAILFESDFAPQPLAEFIAKLPAPTFGINYDSGNSAGIGYDVKQEWAAYGERIVNLHIKDRLYQGTTVPLGSGAADFPSLFACMAEAKYSGDIILQTARAADGDHLRAILAYRAFVKDGLKQAGGTYD; encoded by the coding sequence ATGATTGGCTTCATTCAGGGCCGCTTGGTCCCACAGGTCAATGGCATGATTCAGGCCTTCCCATGGGAAGACTGGCAAAAGGAAATCGCGCTCGCTGACAGCATCGGCATCCATTGCATGGAATGGACGCTCGATCAGGCGGGCCTCTATGACAATCCGCTGATGACCGAGCAAGGCCAGGCCGAAATCCGCGCTCTGTGTGACAAGCATCACCTCACCATCCCGAACCTCACCGGCGATTGCTTCATGCAAGCGCCTTTTTGGAAGGCCGAAAGCGCGGCGGAAAAAACCGCTCTGCTTGCCGATTTCGAAGCCATCTGCCGGGCTGCCAGCACAGTCGGCATCCGCAACATCGTCGTGCCTCTGGTCGACAATGGTAGCTTGCAGACCGAAGCTGAAACCGCATGCTTGATCGATGCGCTGCTCGCCCGCAAGGCTTTGTTTGACAGCCTTGGCATCGCCATCCTGTTCGAAAGTGACTTTGCCCCCCAGCCATTGGCAGAATTCATTGCCAAGCTGCCCGCCCCGACCTTTGGCATCAATTATGACAGCGGCAACAGCGCTGGCATTGGCTATGATGTCAAACAAGAATGGGCTGCCTATGGCGAGCGGATTGTCAATCTTCATATCAAAGACCGCCTCTATCAAGGCACCACCGTGCCGCTCGGCTCGGGGGCGGCGGATTTCCCTTCACTGTTCGCCTGCATGGCGGAAGCCAAGTATTCAGGCGACATCATTCTGCAAACCGCCCGTGCTGCCGATGGCGATCATCTCAGAGCCATTCTCGCCTACCGCGCCTTCGTCAAGGACGGGCTGAAGCAGGCGGGAGGCACCTATGATTGA
- a CDS encoding SDR family NAD(P)-dependent oxidoreductase, translated as MIDLKGKSVLITGSSKGIGLAIARALHQAGCHVLLNGRTEAPLKQACDSLGAERCSYVVGDVSDPAEAQRIADAARARFGSLDILVCNVGSGASVPPGQETAAEWQRVFATNLWSTTNMVESCRDLITRQTGSILCISSICGNETIPGAPVTYSTAKAALNAFVKGIARPLGKDGIRINAIAPGNILFDGSVWQRKLDENEEAVDQMLQKDVALARLGTPEEIANLTLWLASGQATYATGQIWTLDGGQTRR; from the coding sequence ATGATTGATCTCAAAGGCAAGTCCGTCCTCATCACCGGTTCATCCAAAGGCATTGGCCTTGCCATCGCCCGCGCCCTGCATCAGGCCGGCTGTCATGTGCTGCTGAATGGCCGCACCGAAGCGCCCCTGAAACAGGCATGCGACAGCCTCGGCGCTGAGCGCTGTTCCTATGTGGTGGGTGATGTCTCTGATCCGGCAGAGGCGCAAAGAATCGCTGATGCAGCCCGCGCCCGGTTTGGTAGCCTCGATATCCTTGTCTGCAATGTCGGCTCCGGGGCCTCTGTGCCACCCGGTCAGGAAACAGCCGCCGAATGGCAACGGGTGTTTGCCACCAATCTGTGGAGCACGACAAATATGGTGGAAAGCTGTCGCGACCTGATCACCAGACAGACCGGGTCGATCCTCTGCATTTCCTCCATTTGCGGCAATGAAACCATCCCCGGCGCACCCGTCACCTATTCCACCGCCAAGGCTGCGCTCAATGCTTTTGTCAAAGGCATCGCCCGGCCCTTGGGCAAGGATGGCATTCGCATCAACGCCATCGCGCCGGGCAACATCCTGTTTGACGGCTCGGTCTGGCAGCGCAAGCTGGATGAGAATGAAGAAGCCGTTGATCAGATGCTGCAAAAGGATGTGGCGCTTGCCCGTCTGGGCACCCCCGAAGAGATCGCCAATCTCACCCTTTGGCTGGCCTCCGGTCAGGCAACCTATGCCACGGGCCAAATCTGGACCCTTGATGGCGGCCAGACCCGCCGCTGA
- a CDS encoding SDR family oxidoreductase, producing the protein MTNSVLSSFDLTDRVAIITGGAGLLGRKHAEAVAELGGIPCLLDLDAIRAADAAKDLEATHGCQTFSIGVDITNPDAITAVRDAILTRFGRIDILINNAANNPKMESTDGANWSRFEDFPLQIWQDDISVGLTGAMLCAKIFGTHMAQKDGGVILNIASDLGVIAPDQRIYRNEGESAETQSVKPVTYSVVKAGLIGLTRYLATYWPDKGVRANALAPGGVYNGQDDAFVERLTNLIPMGRMADKDEYKAAVAFMISDASSYMNGTTLSIDGGRTVW; encoded by the coding sequence ATGACCAACAGTGTATTGAGCAGCTTTGATCTAACCGACCGAGTGGCGATCATCACCGGCGGCGCAGGTTTGCTTGGCCGCAAACATGCCGAGGCTGTGGCTGAGCTTGGCGGCATCCCTTGCCTGCTTGACCTTGATGCGATCCGAGCGGCGGATGCCGCCAAAGATCTGGAAGCCACCCATGGCTGCCAGACCTTCTCCATTGGCGTCGACATCACCAACCCCGACGCCATCACGGCAGTGCGCGACGCCATTCTGACGCGCTTTGGCCGCATTGATATCCTGATCAACAATGCCGCCAACAATCCCAAGATGGAATCCACCGATGGGGCCAACTGGTCGCGCTTTGAGGATTTCCCGCTTCAGATCTGGCAAGACGACATCTCCGTCGGCCTGACCGGAGCGATGCTCTGCGCGAAAATCTTCGGCACGCACATGGCGCAGAAGGACGGTGGTGTCATTCTCAACATCGCCTCCGATCTCGGCGTTATCGCCCCAGACCAGCGGATCTATCGCAACGAGGGCGAAAGCGCAGAGACACAAAGCGTCAAGCCCGTCACCTATTCCGTCGTCAAAGCAGGTCTCATCGGCCTCACCCGCTATCTCGCCACCTATTGGCCCGATAAGGGTGTGCGCGCCAACGCGCTGGCCCCCGGCGGGGTCTATAATGGCCAGGATGACGCCTTCGTTGAACGCTTGACCAATCTCATCCCCATGGGCCGGATGGCCGACAAGGACGAATATAAGGCCGCCGTTGCCTTCATGATATCGGACGCATCGAGCTACATGAATGGCACCACCCTTTCCATCGATGGAGGCCGCACCGTCTGGTAG
- a CDS encoding tetratricopeptide repeat protein, with product MQAQTADRLQKAQKYLAAGKADRAETICRKLLKSKDGYVDIRLTLSKALLAQDKPDQALKYLSEAANHQPDKLALQSATGDLAFRIKKYAEAIDHYQKAVSLEPSNPDYWYRLSDALFQAATENFKSYLDRGEVTQSGETKPRVDFYDDAIAISNKAIELFSEDVPLLRLAGEILLKAGIEDVAMLCFERCLPLDPFDHIAHYHWLEYKRSKNANQEIVDYAIAQGDRIANDAICNRTVTYAYAQLGRYDKAMEHINRSVELAPKNDKFVTAKAHIYYRLGQFEKSITYSNKALQLNPEATYPHWLNCLSNWKLGNLPEAHKCNPYRFEVADVCTKFNLKSPLWRGESLEDKRIYVWSDQGIGDIFKTTSMLREITPHENVIVAVQDKCMPFIKALFPRIDVRPLPTKLPALSIVSNAFGTKQSRKNEFPSIEEDFDCQIPLGSLIEVLRPEVSDFEGKDKIMILPEEHVAPFRALNILSNPNTTKVGMAWSSKTFGDPEAYGYLELEELLDVLRMPGFEFYNFQYTTKEHEITAFREKHDVPLYHAPGLDLMDDMLETAAFNSCMDLFVGPGSTSSDIAGAVGIKCLRYAPCHYQDNLGQPYVPWFADQKSIDIPWGDDALNYIDVIKQWLLDNKKH from the coding sequence ATGCAAGCTCAGACCGCTGACCGCCTCCAGAAGGCCCAGAAATATCTCGCAGCCGGAAAAGCCGATCGGGCGGAGACAATCTGCCGCAAACTGCTCAAGTCAAAAGATGGCTATGTCGATATTCGCCTCACCCTGTCCAAGGCCTTGCTGGCGCAGGACAAGCCGGATCAGGCCCTGAAATATCTCTCGGAAGCCGCCAACCATCAGCCCGACAAACTGGCCCTCCAATCGGCCACCGGCGACCTTGCCTTCCGGATCAAGAAATATGCAGAGGCCATCGATCACTACCAGAAGGCCGTCAGCCTTGAGCCGTCCAATCCCGACTATTGGTACAGGCTGAGTGATGCCCTGTTTCAGGCTGCCACAGAGAATTTCAAGTCTTATCTGGATCGGGGTGAAGTCACGCAAAGCGGCGAGACCAAACCTAGAGTCGACTTCTACGACGATGCGATTGCCATCTCCAACAAGGCGATCGAACTCTTCTCTGAAGATGTCCCATTGTTGCGTCTGGCCGGTGAGATCCTCCTCAAGGCTGGCATCGAGGATGTGGCCATGCTGTGCTTTGAGCGCTGTCTGCCGCTGGACCCCTTCGATCACATTGCCCATTATCACTGGCTTGAGTACAAACGCTCCAAGAACGCCAATCAGGAGATTGTCGATTACGCCATTGCGCAAGGCGACCGCATTGCCAACGATGCCATCTGCAATCGGACCGTCACTTATGCCTATGCCCAGCTTGGCCGCTATGACAAGGCGATGGAGCATATCAACCGCTCGGTCGAACTTGCTCCGAAAAACGACAAATTCGTCACCGCCAAAGCGCATATCTATTATCGACTGGGGCAGTTTGAAAAATCGATCACCTACAGCAACAAAGCGCTGCAGCTCAACCCCGAAGCGACCTATCCGCATTGGCTGAACTGTCTGTCCAACTGGAAACTAGGCAATCTGCCCGAAGCCCACAAATGCAACCCCTATCGCTTCGAGGTTGCTGACGTCTGCACCAAGTTCAATTTGAAAAGCCCCCTCTGGCGTGGGGAAAGCCTTGAAGACAAGCGAATTTATGTCTGGTCGGATCAGGGCATCGGTGACATTTTCAAAACGACCAGCATGCTGAGGGAAATCACTCCGCATGAAAATGTGATTGTCGCTGTGCAAGACAAATGCATGCCGTTCATCAAGGCCCTGTTCCCCCGGATCGATGTCCGGCCCCTGCCAACCAAACTGCCAGCCCTGAGCATCGTCAGCAATGCCTTTGGCACCAAACAGAGCCGCAAGAATGAATTCCCATCGATTGAAGAGGATTTTGACTGTCAGATCCCGCTTGGCTCACTGATCGAGGTTCTGCGCCCCGAAGTCTCCGATTTCGAAGGCAAAGACAAAATAATGATCCTGCCGGAGGAGCATGTCGCCCCCTTCCGCGCGCTCAACATCCTGTCCAATCCAAACACCACCAAGGTCGGCATGGCCTGGTCGAGCAAGACCTTCGGTGACCCGGAAGCCTACGGCTATCTGGAACTGGAAGAGCTGTTGGATGTCCTGCGGATGCCCGGTTTCGAATTCTATAACTTCCAGTATACGACCAAGGAGCACGAAATCACGGCTTTCCGCGAAAAGCACGATGTGCCGCTCTATCATGCGCCGGGTCTTGATCTGATGGATGACATGCTGGAAACCGCCGCCTTTAACAGCTGCATGGATCTGTTTGTCGGTCCGGGCTCGACCAGTTCGGACATTGCCGGCGCTGTTGGCATCAAGTGCTTGCGTTACGCCCCATGCCACTATCAGGACAATCTGGGCCAACCCTATGTGCCATGGTTCGCAGATCAGAAGTCCATCGACATTCCATGGGGAGACGACGCGCTCAACTATATCGACGTGATCAAGCAGTGGCTGCTGGACAATAAAAAACACTGA
- a CDS encoding flagellin — MSGITLSAGVRSNLLSLQNTASMMSDTANRLSTGKKVNSALDNPNSYFTSQGLSTRANELGNLLDGIGNATKTLEAADNGIKAITKLVESAQSTVRQAQQANSDSSGTHIQSGANIDTSGSTGSTTKARAENQTLTNLGFTTGTSSNLTITSTSENGVTKTFDLNAHFTATGETLLDGDGSASTSTDDYSVSDLVNDINASGVATASITDDGRLDLKANGNAELELQLVNTDTETATTQAGTTGTSLAAALGFGASADELGELADGSTGTVGDAGGTDVAFTAGATSGDADTFTVTNVASSSDADNAELVSQFNDILDQIDELASDATYNGVNLINGEGSDLTVAFNEHRDSKKSELTIKSADLTATGLSIGSATSLSSDEANTKLDNLSEALSTLRAQSSTFGSKLNTVTIREEFTKDSINTLQTGADSLVLADSNEEGANMLALQTRQTLSTTSLSLASQADQAVLRFLRA, encoded by the coding sequence ATGTCAGGAATTACTCTCTCAGCAGGCGTTCGCTCGAATTTGCTTTCTTTGCAGAACACTGCAAGCATGATGTCTGATACGGCAAACCGGCTTTCAACGGGTAAGAAAGTCAACTCCGCGTTGGACAATCCAAACAGTTACTTTACCTCTCAAGGTCTCAGCACGCGGGCAAACGAGCTGGGCAACCTTCTTGACGGTATCGGCAACGCAACCAAAACACTCGAAGCAGCTGACAATGGCATCAAAGCCATCACCAAGCTGGTAGAGAGTGCGCAGTCGACCGTTCGTCAGGCTCAGCAGGCCAACAGCGATTCAAGCGGCACCCACATTCAGTCTGGCGCCAACATCGACACGTCGGGCTCCACTGGATCCACCACCAAGGCTCGCGCTGAAAACCAGACCCTTACCAATCTGGGCTTCACCACCGGTACCAGCTCCAACCTCACCATCACGTCTACCTCTGAAAATGGCGTGACCAAGACGTTCGACCTGAATGCTCACTTTACAGCAACCGGCGAAACCCTGCTTGATGGCGATGGCTCTGCATCCACCAGCACCGACGACTATTCCGTCAGCGATCTGGTTAATGACATCAACGCATCGGGCGTTGCAACGGCTTCGATCACCGATGACGGACGTCTGGACCTGAAAGCCAACGGCAACGCCGAACTGGAACTGCAGTTGGTCAACACCGATACCGAAACCGCAACCACGCAGGCCGGCACCACCGGTACCTCACTGGCAGCAGCTCTCGGTTTTGGTGCATCCGCTGACGAACTGGGTGAACTGGCTGATGGCTCCACCGGTACGGTTGGTGACGCTGGTGGTACCGACGTTGCATTCACCGCAGGCGCAACGTCTGGTGATGCTGATACCTTCACGGTTACCAACGTGGCCTCCTCGTCTGACGCTGACAATGCCGAACTGGTTTCCCAGTTCAACGACATTCTCGATCAGATTGACGAATTGGCATCAGATGCCACCTATAACGGTGTGAACCTGATCAATGGCGAAGGCAGTGACTTGACCGTTGCTTTCAACGAGCATCGTGACAGCAAGAAGTCCGAACTGACGATCAAATCTGCCGACCTCACCGCCACGGGCCTGAGCATCGGTAGTGCGACCTCTCTGAGTTCTGATGAAGCCAACACCAAGCTGGATAACCTCTCCGAGGCCCTCTCCACCTTGCGTGCCCAGTCTTCGACCTTCGGTTCGAAACTGAACACGGTGACCATTCGTGAGGAATTCACGAAAGACAGCATCAACACCCTGCAGACCGGTGCAGACTCGCTGGTCCTCGCAGACTCCAACGAAGAAGGTGCAAACATGCTGGCGCTGCAAACCCGCCAGACCCTGTCCACCACCTCCCTTTCCCTGGCGTCTCAGGCAGACCAGGCTGTGCTGCGCTTCTTGCGCGCTTAA